A stretch of DNA from Methanoplanus endosymbiosus:
ACTCCGGGAGTCTGTTCTCCATCCCTGAGTGTCGTATCAAAAACTGACACTTTCCTGTTCGCAAATTTAGTACCGAATAAGAAAGCGATCTGCCACTTGTGCAGTGACTTTCCCGGTCCCGATATCATTCTGAGACATACAAATTAAAACGCACTAATAGATTATAAATCTTTGCCGGATTCCGGTGCAGGACACCAGAGCCAACCACATATTTGGTGCAGGCGCACCACACACACCATATGATTTGGTGCAAAAAATACTGGATCCAGACAACATTTAAATACCAGAATAAACACCATCATAAGTGGGAGTGAAAACCTATGAGTGATTACTTTATTTTTCGATAACAAAGAGATAAGATTTTTGGACACAACCCTGAGAGACGGGGAACAGACACCGGGAGTTTCGCTGACTCCTGAACAGAAGCTTGAAATTGCCACTGCACTCTCTGACATAGGCGTAAATGTAATTGAAGCAGGTTCTGCCATAGCATCCGAAGGTGAAAGGGAAGCAATAAAACTGATATCAGAGGCTGGTCTCTCTGCGGAATGCTGCACATATTCAAGAGCACGCACCGGAGATGTAGACCTGGCAGTAGAAAGTGGTGCAGACTCGGTACACCTTGTCGTTCCGGTCTCTGACCTGCACATTGAAAAGAAGATGGGCAAGACCCGTGATGAAGTCTTTGCAATGGCAATGGAGACGACTGAATATGCCAAAGAGAGAGGGCTTATAGTCGAACTCTCCGGCGAGGACGCTTCGAGGGCTGATCAGGAGTTCTTAAGGGGGCTATTTAAAGCCGGAACTGAGCACGGGGCAGACAGGTTATGCTTCTGTGATACAGTGGGGCTTATGACACCTGAGAGGGTGAGGGATTACATACCGGAGCTTTGCTTCGCACCCCTCTCTATACACTGCCACAATGACCTCGGATTTGCACTTTCAAATACGGTTGAGGCACTAAAAGCCGGCGCATCATGCGCCCATGTGACAGTGAACGGGCTTGGTGAGAGGGCTGGCAACACCTCCTTTGAAGAGCTGGTAATGTCACTTGAGAAGCTCTATGATTTCCACACCGGAATCCAGACGGAAAAGCTGTACAGGCTTTCAACGCTCGTATCAAGGCTTACAAGAGTGCCTCTTGCGACAAACAAGCCGATAGTGGGTGCAATGGCATTTACGCACGAGAGCGGAATCCATGCCCACGGCCTTATGAAGGACTCCGGGACATATGAACCAATGCGGCCCGAAACTGTCGGCAGGACAAGGAGAATCGTTTTAGGCAAGCATTCCGGCTCGGCATCCGTTAAGGCGGCCCTCACCGAACTTGGTTATAAACCGAATGAGAAGCAGCTTGCAGAGATCGTAAAACGGATTAAGGAGCTTGGAGATTCCGGCATAAAAGTGAGCGATGCTGATGTTATGGCAATAGCAGATGCAGTGATGCTCCTTGAGTGCAGACCGGTTCTGAGTATGAAGCAGTTTACCGTTGTAAGCGGAAACACAGTCATACCAACCGCCTCGGTGACAATGTCTGTACACGGCGAAGAGGTTACAGGCGCTGCAACAGGTACAGGCCCTGTCGATGCCGCACTGAAAGTACTTCAGCAGTCAGTCAGTGTCGGAGGAGAGATAACGCTTGAGGATTATCATGTGGATGCCATAACAGGCGGCACTGATGCTGTCGTGGATGTGACAGTCAAACTCAGCAGGAACGGAAGAGTAATAACATCCCGTGGTGCAAGAACAGATATAATAGAAGCAAGTGTTGAAGCAGTCCTTTCGGGGATGAACAGACTTCTCAGGAGAGAAAATGAAGACAGGAGCACAGATACTGATTGAAAGCCTGAAAGATGAGGGGACAGATATAATATTTGGATATCCCGGAGGATCAGTCCTCCCAATCTATGATGTCCTATATGACTCAGGCATAAAGCATATTCTTGTAAGGCACGAACAGGCGGCAGTACATGCAGCAGACGGTTATGCAAGAGCCTCCGGTAAAACCGGAGTCTGCCTTGCGACATCAGGGCCGGGTGCATGCAACCTCATATCCGGAATTGCAACTGCAAATATGGATTCTGTGCCCGTCATTGCACTTACAGGCCAGGTTCCGACAGGCATGCTTGGAAACGATGCCTTCCAGGAGTCTGACATCACCGGAATCACAATGCCGGTTACGAAGCACAATTATCTCGTAAACGATGCAGGAAATATCCGGAGAATTGTTAGGGAAGCCTTCTTCATCGCCGGAACCGGCCGTAAAGGCCCTGTGCTCATTGACCTTCCAAAGGATGTCCAGACCGGACAGGTGGATGAGAGTGAAAACCTGAAGACTGAGATTAACCTGAGAGGTTATAAACCTACATTCAGGGGTCACCCAAAGCAGATCAAGAGTGCGATAAAACTCATCGCAGAGGCAAAAAGGCCGATAGTCTATGCAGGAGGCGGAGTAATAGCATCCGACTCCTCAGCTGAGCTCATACAGCTTGCAGAGATGCTCGATCTCCCGGTTACGACAACGATGATGGGCCTTGGAGCAATCCCGGCACACCATCCGCTAAACCTCGGAATGCTCGGCATGCACGGGACAGAAGCTGCCAATTATGCAGTTACGGAGTGTGATCTGCTCATCGCAGTCGGTGCAAGGTTTGATGACAGGGTTACAGGAAAAATAGAACTCTTTGCCCCCAATGCAAAGGTGATCCACATTGACGTTGATCCAGCTGAGATTGGCAAGAATAAAGCTGTGGATGTTCCGATTGTCGGCGATGCAGGTGAAGTCCTGAGGGAGATGATAAACCTTTCAGAGACCCTTGATATCAAAAAGAAGGACCCCTGGCTTGTAAAGATAGAGAACTGGAGAGAGAACCATATGATGAAATACAGGGATGATAAAGAGCTTCATCCGCAGTACATCATAGAGCAGCTCTCCGGAATTCTGGAAGGTGAGGGGATTATAGTATCTGAGGTCGGCCAGAACCAGATGTGGGCTGCACAGTATTATGGTTTTAAGTCGCCCCGGCAGTGGATAAGCTCAGGCGGCCTTGGAACAATGGGATACGGATTTCCGGCAGCCATCGGCGCACAGTTTGCAAAGCCAGACGAGACCGTTGTGTTAATAGCCGGAGACGGCAGTTTCCAGATGAATATACAGGAGCTTGGGACGGTATCACAGTACAATGTCCCTGTAAAAATACTCATACTGAATAATATGTACCTCGGCATGGTCAGACAGTGGCAGGAGTTGTTCTATGAGAGACGGTATTCCTACACCGAACTGCCCCAGGTTGACTTTGTCGGAATAGCGGCTGCATATGGCATTCCCGGTCTTAAGGTAGAGGATAAGGATGATGTTGAAGCGGCACTGAAAAAGGCCATGGAAACAGACGGGCCGTTCCTCATTGACTTCAGGATCGAAAGGGAGGAGAATGTATTTCCTATGGTTCCGGCAGGTGCGGCGATAAGCGATATGATCGGATGCCATATTCCTGACAAAGAGGAGGCCAAAAGATGAAGAAGCAGATATTGAGCGTTCTTGTTGAGAACCAGTCCGGTGTCCTTGCAAGGGTATCCGGACTCTTCTCCAGAAGGGGATATAATATCGAGAGCCTCGTTGTCGGCAGGTGCGAATCCCCAGACATCAGCAGAATGACAATTGTTGCCTGTGGTGACGAGGCACAGATTGAGCAGGTAAAAAAACAGCTCAATAAGCTGATCGAGGTCATCAAGGTGACTGACATCACTGAAAGGAAGCATGTGGAGAGGGAGCTTGCACTTATAAAGGTGAATGCAGAACCGGGAGACATGAGATCAGAAGTTATGCAGATTGCAGGCATATTCCGGGCAAAGGTGATCGATGTCGGGTCAAAAACAATTGTGCTTGAGATCACCGGAGATTCCGGCAAGATAGATGCAATAGAAGAACTCCTGAAGCCATACGGGATATACGAGATGGTACGGACAGGAAAGGTGGCACTCCAGAGAGGATCTGCCACTGTGCTTAATTCAAAGTGATAAGTATGACACAGACATATGTTGAGAAGATCTTCTCTAATAAATGCGGAAAGGTTTATTCAGCCGGAGATATGGTTATGGCACCTGTGGACGGTGCGATGATACATGACATCACCGGGCCGCTGGCGATAAATGTATTTAAGGAGATGGGTGGAGAGAAGGTTTTTGACCCGGAAAAAGTCATAATGCTCTTTGACCACCAGATCCCGGCGGACTCGATTGCGGCGGCGAAGAATCACGTCATGATGAGGGAGTTTGCAAAGGAGCAGGGCATCTTCAACTATGACATAAAAGAGGGAGTATGCCATCAGGTTGTTCCTGAGAAAGGCAGGGCAAGGCCCGGAGAGATAATCGTAGGCGGCGATTCCCATACCTGTGCATACGGGGCACTCGGTGCATTTTCAACCGGAATAGGTTCCACTGATATGGGCTTTGTGCTGAAGTTCGGTGCACTGTATTTCAAAATCCCGGAGAGCATCAGGCTTGAAATAGAAGGTAAATTCCCGAAGAGGACAGGTGCAAAAGATTTGATCCTGAACCTTGCAGGCGACATCGGAGCCGATGGTGCAACCCACAAAGCACTTGAATTCTACGGCGGGACTGTGTCAGATATGGACATATCCGGCAGGATGACAGTTGCCAACATGGCAATCGAGATGGGAGCAAAGGCAGGAATTGTTCCTCCGGATGCAAAGACATGGGATTATCTCTCCGGAAGGGCAGATGTTACACCCTTTGAGATGACCGGAGATGAGGATGCCGCTTATGCTGAGGTGAGGCATTATGATGTCTCCGATCTCGCACCAAAGGTGGCAGTGCCGCATAATGTGGACAATGTCGTGGATGTGACTGAGGTTGCCGGACGGAAGGTTGACCAGGTCTTTATCGGATCATGCACCAACGGGAGATTTGAGGACTTTGCCGAGGCGGCAGAGGTTCTCGGAGACGGGAAGTTCTCAGATGACTTAAGAGTCATCATAGTTCCGGCATCAAAGGAAGAGTACCTGAAAGTCTTAAGGGCCGGGCTTGTTGAGAAGTTTGTTGAGGCAGGGGCACTTGTTGAGGCTCCCTGCTGTGGCCCCTGCATGGGCGGGGCTTTCGGACTGCTGGCACCGGGCGAGGTCTCACTTTCGACATCCAACCGTAATTTCAGAGGCAGACAGGGAAGCACTGAAGCCGGAGTATATCTCTGCTCACCCGCAACCGCCGCTGCCAGTGCAATGACCGGCGTGATAACCGACCCAAGGGAGGTCTGAAATTATGAGAGTGTGGAAATTCGGCAGTGACATAGACACCGACGCAATAATTCCGGGGCGGTACCTGACAATCTATGACGAGAAGGAGCTTGCATCACATGCCTTTGAAGGCACAAGGGACGAGTTCTCAGTTGAGGCAAAGGACGGCGATGTAATTGTCGCTTCAAGGAATTTCGGCTGTGGGTCTTCGAGAGAGCATGCACCTCTTGCACTGAGGGGTGCAGGGGTTAAGGTGATTCTTGCAAAATCCTTTGCGAGAATCTTTTACAGGAATTCCATCAATACCGGACTTCTGCCTGTTATCTGTCCTGAGGCGGATGAGATAGCAGACGGTGCTGAGATTGAGATAGACTCTGAATTCAGATACGTAATGAGTGGCGGGAAGAGATATGAACTTGAGCCGGTCCCGGAATTTATGAAACATATCGTTGATGCCGGCGGACTTGTTAACTATGCAAAAGAGATGGATGAGGTGAAGACGTGTACAGAGTAGCCTGCATGCCGGGTGACGGAATCGGACCTGAGATCGTTGCAGAGGGCAGGAAAGTTCTCGATGCTGCCGGAGAGAAGTTTGGCTTTGATATTGAGTGGACAGATTATGAGATCGGTGCAGAGAGATATCTTCAGACCGGAGAACTGATAACCGAGGATGAGCTAAAGGAGCTTTCGAAGTTTAAGTCGATATACTTCGGATCAATAGGTGATGACAGGGTTAAACCCGGAATTCTGGAGAAGGGAATTCTGCTTGCCATCCGGTTTTACTTTGACCAGTATGTGAACTTAAGGCCGATAAAACTCCTGCCCGGAGTTTCGACTCCGCTTGCCAATAAAGGCCCTGAGGACATTGACTTTGTCGTTGTCAGGGAGAATACCGAGGACTTCTATGTCGGAATCGGTGCAAGGGCAAAGGCCGGAAAGCAGAGGGATGAGCTTGAGGTTATAAGAAACCTCTACAATGTCAGATTTGGCATTGATGTTGAGACCGATGCCGATGAGCTTGCATACCAGATCGGAGTTTTGAGCAGAAAGGGATCAGAGCGTGTGATGAGATACGCCTTTGACCTTGCACAGACCAGGGAAAAGAAGCTTACATCGGTTGACAAGGCAAATGTGCTGACAGATGTATACGGCCTCTGGCGTGAGGTCTTTGAGGAGACCAAAAAAAGTTATCCGGATGTCTCAACCGAATACAACTTTGTCGATGCCATCACCATGTGGTTTGTTAAGAATCCGGAATGGTTCGATGTCGTTGTCACCCCGAATATGTTTGGGGATATTATAACCGATCTCGGTGCCATGATACAGGGAGGACTTGGCCTTGCTCCGGGAGGGAATATCAACCCGAAGGGTACTTCAATGTTTGAGCCGATTCACGGCTCTGCACCGAAGTACAGGGGCAAAAATGTCGCCAATCCGCTTGCGACAGTCTGGGCAG
This window harbors:
- a CDS encoding 2-isopropylmalate synthase — its product is MITLFFDNKEIRFLDTTLRDGEQTPGVSLTPEQKLEIATALSDIGVNVIEAGSAIASEGEREAIKLISEAGLSAECCTYSRARTGDVDLAVESGADSVHLVVPVSDLHIEKKMGKTRDEVFAMAMETTEYAKERGLIVELSGEDASRADQEFLRGLFKAGTEHGADRLCFCDTVGLMTPERVRDYIPELCFAPLSIHCHNDLGFALSNTVEALKAGASCAHVTVNGLGERAGNTSFEELVMSLEKLYDFHTGIQTEKLYRLSTLVSRLTRVPLATNKPIVGAMAFTHESGIHAHGLMKDSGTYEPMRPETVGRTRRIVLGKHSGSASVKAALTELGYKPNEKQLAEIVKRIKELGDSGIKVSDADVMAIADAVMLLECRPVLSMKQFTVVSGNTVIPTASVTMSVHGEEVTGAATGTGPVDAALKVLQQSVSVGGEITLEDYHVDAITGGTDAVVDVTVKLSRNGRVITSRGARTDIIEASVEAVLSGMNRLLRRENEDRSTDTD
- the ilvB gene encoding biosynthetic-type acetolactate synthase large subunit — its product is MKTGAQILIESLKDEGTDIIFGYPGGSVLPIYDVLYDSGIKHILVRHEQAAVHAADGYARASGKTGVCLATSGPGACNLISGIATANMDSVPVIALTGQVPTGMLGNDAFQESDITGITMPVTKHNYLVNDAGNIRRIVREAFFIAGTGRKGPVLIDLPKDVQTGQVDESENLKTEINLRGYKPTFRGHPKQIKSAIKLIAEAKRPIVYAGGGVIASDSSAELIQLAEMLDLPVTTTMMGLGAIPAHHPLNLGMLGMHGTEAANYAVTECDLLIAVGARFDDRVTGKIELFAPNAKVIHIDVDPAEIGKNKAVDVPIVGDAGEVLREMINLSETLDIKKKDPWLVKIENWRENHMMKYRDDKELHPQYIIEQLSGILEGEGIIVSEVGQNQMWAAQYYGFKSPRQWISSGGLGTMGYGFPAAIGAQFAKPDETVVLIAGDGSFQMNIQELGTVSQYNVPVKILILNNMYLGMVRQWQELFYERRYSYTELPQVDFVGIAAAYGIPGLKVEDKDDVEAALKKAMETDGPFLIDFRIEREENVFPMVPAGAAISDMIGCHIPDKEEAKR
- the ilvN gene encoding acetolactate synthase small subunit, with the translated sequence MKKQILSVLVENQSGVLARVSGLFSRRGYNIESLVVGRCESPDISRMTIVACGDEAQIEQVKKQLNKLIEVIKVTDITERKHVERELALIKVNAEPGDMRSEVMQIAGIFRAKVIDVGSKTIVLEITGDSGKIDAIEELLKPYGIYEMVRTGKVALQRGSATVLNSK
- a CDS encoding 3-isopropylmalate dehydratase large subunit, with the protein product MTQTYVEKIFSNKCGKVYSAGDMVMAPVDGAMIHDITGPLAINVFKEMGGEKVFDPEKVIMLFDHQIPADSIAAAKNHVMMREFAKEQGIFNYDIKEGVCHQVVPEKGRARPGEIIVGGDSHTCAYGALGAFSTGIGSTDMGFVLKFGALYFKIPESIRLEIEGKFPKRTGAKDLILNLAGDIGADGATHKALEFYGGTVSDMDISGRMTVANMAIEMGAKAGIVPPDAKTWDYLSGRADVTPFEMTGDEDAAYAEVRHYDVSDLAPKVAVPHNVDNVVDVTEVAGRKVDQVFIGSCTNGRFEDFAEAAEVLGDGKFSDDLRVIIVPASKEEYLKVLRAGLVEKFVEAGALVEAPCCGPCMGGAFGLLAPGEVSLSTSNRNFRGRQGSTEAGVYLCSPATAAASAMTGVITDPREV
- a CDS encoding 3-isopropylmalate dehydratase small subunit, whose product is MRVWKFGSDIDTDAIIPGRYLTIYDEKELASHAFEGTRDEFSVEAKDGDVIVASRNFGCGSSREHAPLALRGAGVKVILAKSFARIFYRNSINTGLLPVICPEADEIADGAEIEIDSEFRYVMSGGKRYELEPVPEFMKHIVDAGGLVNYAKEMDEVKTCTE
- a CDS encoding isocitrate/isopropylmalate dehydrogenase family protein, encoding MYRVACMPGDGIGPEIVAEGRKVLDAAGEKFGFDIEWTDYEIGAERYLQTGELITEDELKELSKFKSIYFGSIGDDRVKPGILEKGILLAIRFYFDQYVNLRPIKLLPGVSTPLANKGPEDIDFVVVRENTEDFYVGIGARAKAGKQRDELEVIRNLYNVRFGIDVETDADELAYQIGVLSRKGSERVMRYAFDLAQTREKKLTSVDKANVLTDVYGLWREVFEETKKSYPDVSTEYNFVDAITMWFVKNPEWFDVVVTPNMFGDIITDLGAMIQGGLGLAPGGNINPKGTSMFEPIHGSAPKYRGKNVANPLATVWAGSLLLDHIGEKEAAAAVITSISHSIEKGAVTKDMGGSMRTSDIGDWIAKDILNG